The proteins below are encoded in one region of Hordeum vulgare subsp. vulgare chromosome 3H, MorexV3_pseudomolecules_assembly, whole genome shotgun sequence:
- the LOC123445271 gene encoding F-box only protein 6, with the protein MGEVAALRQLVGQVQELWDLYGAVHAHAHGPLPRWYLLDFEHGSVKDDYCGERTGYNSELLKIMEANQSPPRKRPRRDRNREKASFLNSAEAMKLDIWSEFPEDLFETVIARLPVAAIFRFRTVCRKWCSMVGSDNFSQQYSEVPHGMPWFYTITHENGNNNVAMYDPSLNKWHHPSVPLAPANIVMPVASAGGLVCLLDLSHRNFYICNPLTQSLKEIPPRSVQAWSRVSVGMVLNGRAPNEGYKVMWLRNDGNHEVYDSLQNMWFQPGEFPPSIKLPLALNFRSQPVAVGSTLYFMCSEPEGVLSYDVSTGTWIHFIIPLPLHLTDHTLAEFQGKIMLVGLLCKNAATCVCIWELQKMTLLWKEVDRMPNIWCLEFYGKHMRMTCLGNSGLLMLSLKAKRMNRLVMYNLVSKEWQKVPDCMLPCSRKKQWIACGAAFGPCPSASP; encoded by the coding sequence GTGGTATCTACTAGATTTTGAGCATGGTTCGGTCAAGGATGATTATTGTGGAGAAAGGACTGGATACAACTCGGAATTGCTGAAGATCATGGAAGCTAACCAATCTCCTCCTCGCAAGCGACCACGCAGAGACAGAAACCGAGAGAAAGCATCCTTCCTGAACTCAGCTGAAGCAATGAAGCTAGATATTTGGAGCGAGTTCCCTGAAGACCTTTTTGAAACTGTCATCGCAAGGCTTCCAGTGGCTGCCATTTTTCGATTCCGCACTGTTTGTCGGAAGTGGTGTTCTATGGTAGGCTCAGACAATTTCTCTCAGCAGTACTCTGAAGTTCCACATGGAATGCCATGGTTCTATACAATCACACATGAGAATGGCAACAACAATGTAGCGATGTATGACCCTTCGCTAAACAAATGGCACCACCCTTCTGTTCCCCTTGCTCCTGCAAACATAGTAATGCCAGTGGCATCTGCAGGTGGCCTTGTTTGCTTATTGGATCTTAGCCACAGGAACTTCTACATATGCAACCCTCTTACACAATCACTAAAGGAAATTCCTCCCAGGTCAGTTCAGGCATGGTCAAGAGTGTCAGTAGGGATGGTGCTGAATGGAAGAGCTCCTAATGAGGGTTACAAAGTGATGTGGTTGCGAAATGATGGAAATCATGAGGTCTACGACTCTCTGCAGAATATGTGGTTTCAGCCAGGCGAGTTTCCTCCAAGCATCAAGCTCCCACTTGCTCTAAATTTCAGGTCACAGCCAGTCGCGGTTGGCAGCACACTGTACTTCATGTGCTCAGAACCCGAGGGTGTGTTGTCATATGATGTAAGCACCGGGACTTGGATTCATTTCATCATCCCGCTGCCGCTGCATCTGACTGACCACACACTTGCCGAGTTCCAGGGGAAGATCATGCTTGTGGGCCTGCTGTGCAAGAACGCAGCGACCTGCGTCTGCATCTGGGAGTTGCAGAAGATGACTCTCCTCTGGAAGGAGGTGGACAGAATGCCAAATATCTGGTGCTTAGAATTCTACGGTAAGCACATGAGGATGACCTGCCTGGGCAACAGCGGCTTGCTCATGCTCTCCTTGAAGGCGAAGCGAATGAACCGCCTCGTGATGTACAACCTTGTGAGCAAGGAGTGGCAGAAGGTACCTGATTGCATGCTCCCTTGCAGCCGCAAAAAGCAGTGGATAGCATGTGGCGCGGCATTCGGTCCGTGCCCCTCTGCCTCGCCCTGA